ctttttttttataaattaattctgTAAAAtccataaattaaaattatattaagtggtgattttccctatagacatcctTCTGAAATGTGCATAATATTTGCAAAAAAAACCCTGCTGGTTAAAAAGTCATCATAAAATTAATTCTAGGTTTGAGTCAAAAGAAAAAGATATTAAGATTATAATGTTAGTGTTTTAATACATAACTTGAATCAACTAACCATACATAAAGGGTGTTTCTTTATTGTGATATACCATGTAGGTTGTACACAAAAATAGTTGATTTTTTACAATACATTTCATAAAGTCAATTGCAGGGTGAAATAAAAATGgtatacaatttatatttttttatcatgctGTCATATATAACTGAATGCTTGTATTGTTAATATGTTAAATGAAAAACCCATATTATTCACTGCACTGTGTAAAAATCTTTCTTTCTTTACAGATTATGTTGAACTCATTGCACAAATATGAGCCAAGAATTCATATAGTGAGAGTTGGAGGGCCCCAAAAAATGATCACCAGTCATTCTTTCCCAGAAACACAATTCATCGCGGTGACAGCTTACCAGAATGAAGAGGTATAAAACTTAATTTCCTTGTAGTGACTGTAAGTTATTACATTTGAATTAAATAGAAATAGTGTATCATATGCAGACATTAATTATGTTCTGGATCAACATGAGCAAATAACATCTTCCATATTTACTAGTTAGATTATTTTTGTAAGGGAATTTCAATGTATAAATGCCCAATGGAAATAACTAGATTATAAAACTAAGCAAACAATGAAATTAAGTCATCATCTGAGAAGAATTTCATTACTCATGAGAAGGTTACGTACGTTTATGGCTACAGCACTTCTGAGAAGCTATACCTCTAGATAACACCAACTTATGAAAATCCACACCTCTATGTTGGCACCAGAATAAATAAAGGGAAATAGAATTatcccaaaaacatttttttcttttaaccagGAGATCTGTGCATCTTTATATAACTAtgcactgcatttttttttatttaacagaaatgcctttttattatttatggAAAATCATTCTACATaattaaaaatgtgtaaaagtTCTTTAAGATTGGTaggatttttacttttattaggaCTTAAAAAAACCCACAACTTATAAATATGAAGTACACTTCTAAAATGCATTGCCGTAGAGTAGAATCCCCTAAAAAGTTTATTAATTGATACCATAGCAAAACTAAAAAGATCCTTGTACCAACAGCCTCTGATAGAACAGGCAGATGTCAAGGGAAATGTTAAAAACAGAATCAcgtgttgttttaaaaaaatggcaaGTGTTTACATTATCTCTATCAGGACAGGATCAGAAATATTATATATTGTAGCTCCTTACACATCCTCAATGTATATTCTAGAGGAGAATTTAAGAGGAAAATGGGCATTTTAATGACATGCAAAGACTGTTGGTGCAACAAAAGCCATAGGAACGAAGATACAATTTGGAATAGTAGAGATACTAGATTGTCGGTATGTGTCTTAGGAGAGTGTCTAGGTTTGAGTAAGTTTGATTAAGTTATAATTAAAGGGAcccaaaaatattttctttcacgattcagatagagaacacaattttaaaaaacttcctaatttacgtctattatctaatttctttcattctctgtattatttgttgaaggagcagcaatgcacacaagggtgagccaatgacaatcgatatatatatgcagccaccaatcaacagctagaacctaggttatctgctgctcctgagcttgcctagataaaaaaaaaaaactcatcaaaggataacaagagaaggaagctaattaaataatagcagtaaattggaaagttgtttaaaattgtgttctctatctgaattctgaaagaaaatttttgggtttcatgtccctttaatttaaataattttagttaggaaaagtaaaaataaaatgtagagCTAATAATGTTGTTGACACACTATTTCATGTATAATGCAAGGTACAAGAATCTTAGTTATTGTATAATACAAGACTGTAACTACTACACATGCAACTGTAATGGATGTATGTGATAATGTTGATGTCATGAGCTTTActgaaaaataaagtatttaaaaaaataaagtttattaattaaaatatcattttatttcAGATAACTGCTCTTAAAATCAAGCACAATCCATTTGCCAAAGCATTTCTTGATGCCAAAGAAAggtaatagtaatatttgtatgactacaataagtatttagttttccttGTTGCATTATAAATGTATCCTTTACCTCATATAATCAGTTTCTGACCACATTTATGCTTGACAGGACTGACCATAAGGACTTTATGGATGAAGTTGAGAATAATCAACAAAACGGTTACTCACAATGTAAGTAACTCCTTATTTTACTGAATATAGGTACAGTGGAATATAAAGGAAGTTTCCATTTTGTGGTACATGACTCATTAGAAAGAATATCAGATAAGGCACATAGGAATAAGCAGACAAAATAAGGAATATCACCAATACACGTATTACTTAGaggccaaggggtcaatttatcaagctccgtacggacgttatgaagcagcaatctaaagaccgctgctccatagcctctcagcctgctctgaggcggcggacagaaatcaacccgatcggatacgatcgggttgattgacaccccctgttagcggccaattcgccgcgaatctgcagggggcggtattgcaccagcagttcacaagaactgctggtgcaatgataaatgtcggcatttatcgatgtgcagcagacatgatacgctaatttgtatcatgtccgctcgcacattagtaaattgacccccaagaCTGAGAAAATGCCAAGACGTTAGAGTAAGGGATattatcagatttttatttttttttaacaattttttattgaggttttgatatACATATGCAATATCACAAagcaataaaatataatacaaggCATAGCATGTATACAATAAACCACCACAAGGCATTTGTATCAAAGAGGGGgaaaacaagagaaaacataacaacATAATATAAACctaatttttctattttataaCAGGTCTATGGGCCTCTTTTTAGGGCCTTTAAAAAATATaccaatttatttataaattatctgAATAGGAAAAGCTATATTAATTAAAagtcaataaaacattttttaacatcaaCTAAGTCATCATGCAGTAAAACTAAACTGTAGAACATTTGATAAGCAATGAACTGAAAAAATCTAGGATCAGGTTTTCTCTTTGGTTATTTTAATATTATCAGTTAGCATAAAGGCTAGTAATGTCTAAATTTCTAGAGAAGATAATATCATATTATGAGATGTTGCTCACTATATCCTCATGATTAGGAATGGTTtaatctttataaatatatatatatacttatttctgAATAATGCTGCTATTGTCtttacattaatttttttattattattcttatagtGAGTAGTTGGTTAATCCCTGGAACCTCACTATGTTCTTCTGCAAATCATCATTCTCAGTTTGGAGCCCCTTTAACCCTTTCTACATCACATGGATGTGAGAGATATACTACCTTAAGAAACCACCGGTCATCGCCTTACCCTAACCCATATTCCCACAGAAATAATTCTCCACGTAAGTATATAATTCAATTAAAGAGTCCCAATATTAGAATTAACAATTAAATGTATGTGAAATCATTGTAATATTAAGTGACATATTTTTAATATTGGTATCAACAGAATTATATCTTGAATCTCATACCACATCTAGTCAATTACGATATTAGACAATGTAAGTTACttaataaaaatcatatttaaaaatgggttttaatttattttatgtttggCATATTAcacttcatatatatttatatatatatatatatatatatatatatatatatatatatatatatatatatatatatacacacacacatattttatatatatatatatacacacacacatattttatatatatatatatatatatatacacacacacatattttatatatatatatatacacacacacatattttatatatatatatatatatatacacacacacatattttatatatatatatatactgtatatattatatatatatatatatatatatatatatatatatatatatatatatatatatatatatatatactgtatatactgcctTTTTATATTCCACTGTGGTCTTCAGTAGCCCTCTTACTGGGGAAAGCACAAGTACATTTATTAACTTCTTACTTTATCATTTGTACCAGCATCTTATATTCTAATGCATGTTATATGCAAAATCTATGCTAATGTTTGAATTACAAAGGTGATATGTAATAATTTACCAGCATATTATTATGTCTTATTAACGCTCAAATCTTCTATTATACAATTAAATAGCATATAACAACTATTTTATACTCAATCATTACTGCTGCAAAGATCAACTAAGCATCCTGGATTCATTATCCAACACAGAAAGTTTCTGTCATAAAAATAACAATATGCCAGTGAAAGGCAATCAGTTTAATTACAGGAGTCATATATGTAGGCGCCACTTCTCCAAAATGGGTGCATGTTGCTTTTGAAAtgtgagagagtgaaagaaaggggGCAAGCAGATGAGTGTTAATGTATTGTGGATAGGGATCATAGAGGGAAGCCCTCAAAGAAAGCATTTTGTCTCAAAGCCACATGTTGCCCACTAGTGGTGAAATGCATGTACTGCATCCAATAGAGTGGAGCAGTACGGATCAGGTTACAGATGACTATATGATTCTTGCAAAGATATATCAGTACTGCTGCAATCAAATGTGGGGTTTATAGAGTTAAGAAAATGCATTCAATGCAGAAAGTATTCTctgtaaatgtttaaagggacactgaacccaaattttttctttcgtgattcatatagagcatgcaattttaaacaactttctaatttactcctattatcaatttttcttcgttctcttgctttctttatttgaaaaagaaggcatctaagctatttttttggttcagaaccatggaaagcacttgtttattggtaggtgaatttacccaccaatcagcaagaacaacacagtgtgttcaccaaaaatgcatttcatataaagataccaagagaatgaaaagaatttgataataggagtaaattacaaagttgcttaaaattgcatgctctatctgaatcacgatagaaaaaaattgggttcagtgtccctttaaactttcccatgtaaataaattggaaataatataataattaactgtgcctttttaatattacagtTGTAAAAATGGATTTGTATAatctttcttaattttattttccatctgttattttttttcttacagcaAGCTACAGTGATAATTCATCCCCCTGTCTCCCTGTCTTCCAGTCAAATGATCATTGGTCTGGGTTACAGATGCAAACACATAACAATATGCTATCAATAAACCACCCAAACAGTTCTCCATCCAGCTCTTGGTATGTCATAATACTTGCCGTTGTTAAAACATTCTTATTAGGCAATATAGATAAGTTATTAAAGGGAGCCATCTCATTACCAAACCAAATGCATTGTGTTATATAAACTCAGTTCAGCATCCATTGGTCTTCTTGACCATTAAGGGCACGATTACAAGAGGAGTGTTAATTAAAGTCCCCCCCctgagcattaactgcactagaagtaagctttttgcatgcgtcgggttgtgcttgtattaagtTGAAAGCCcactgcctgcctttttttcctaacacctgagacctcatatctttgagcccttatagctttttttatgcaataattttttattagatggtgttattatgagtgtaagtgtattttgtaatgtattttagatgtgttttgtgacacagttGAACAGAGCTCTTAGGCTGTGCTAGCCCCGCGCATGTTAACTTCAGTTGCGGGCAAGttatcgagtttactttcaacatagcgctgcggaatctgttggcgctctacaaatagccgataataataataacttggaACAACAAATCCAACTGACGTAAACACCTGCTATAAGCCCCTTTTCGCATGTGCGTACATGTTAGTactccactcataatatagccctaaataCTGTAGAAGTGCATAAtcaaaaagtgcacaataaaaatacaatgcaatagcacttactctgaattttaaatgagcagtagttttttttgtgaaaaaattcaaaatttactGTATCATGTGAtcgccatcagccaattacagactcctatatgtatataatgtgaactcttgcacatgctcagtaatagctgGTTTCTCAGAaagggtgcatataaaaagactgtacaatttcataatagaagcaaattggaaattttcttaaaaatacatGCTATGTCTATCGGaacaaagaaagtttaatttagagTTTAGTGTCGCTTATTAAGCTTTTAATATATCTGTGGGTTGGCAATAGAAAATTTAATATATTAGTAATGCCATTTCCAGCATTTACATGCAATAGTCATATAAATTCCACAGTATATACTCAAATATCTCTCATTTTTGTTGTGTCTAGTAATCTTCCATTTCAAACAAGAAAGTATTTTTTGGATAAAACATAACTATAAATTGTGTGTTTCCATTTAATTTCTCCAATATTCATTACAATTGGGCTAGAGTAAATAAATTCAGGTCAGTGAGAATGAAGCTCATTGGCCTAGATATATTTGAGACTCCCAGATTCCCATAGAAATGAGACTAAATCCCAAGGTGGTGAAAGTTGAGGGACAAATTGACCTGAATTTAGCATATAATTAATTACAGCATTAAGGTGTAGttgtgatttatatttatttttacaaattaatgctatgttcattaataaaatataatagcaACTTTTAATTTCTCAACTATTATATATTCTAAAACAGATTATGTTAAGGGAGTCAAAGTTACCATAATGTTTCCTTCATACTTTCTGTTCTCTTTACAGTCAATATCCAAGCTTGTGGTCTGTAAGCAACAGTACACTCACACCCTTGTCTCAGACCAGTGGGCTTGCTAATGGACTTGGAACTCCATACTTAAGAAGCTCTACAACCCATTATACACCGTATAATCAACTTGTCCCTTCACCCTCATTGGGATCACCTCTTTATGAAGGTGGGACCACCGAGCTAGAAGATAACCAGTATGATGTCTCAGGTCATGACAGACTAGCACCAGCATGGGCATCAGTTACACCACCTTCCTtgtaaaacaattatttttataaTGACAATTGACTTATGGAAATGGAAACATTTAAGAAAAGGACAATATGACCAGATAACCATTCATGATCCTCAAGTGGAAAATGTCAGATGATATCTAATGTCTACAGAGAAAATATGAGTGACACATTTTGGTTTGAAGAATAGAAACAGGCCACTCAAATAATTAAACACATgggggggtccatttatcattgtgcggacggacatgatccgctatagcgaaccatgtctgccgcacatctataaatgccgacagcgtatgctgtcggcatttatcattgcactagcagttctggtgaactgctggtgcaatgccgccccctgcagattcccggccaatcagccgctagcagggagtgtcaatcagatTGCTATATGCCGCTTCAGAGGCGGTGAATAagttaagaccgctacttcttaactcctgtttccggcgagcctgaaggctcgcacgggaacaggggccattcggaccttgttaaatagaccccataaaGTTAATTTCAACATAgattatataatgtaaataatgttTGTGATGTTTTTTCACTAGTTTAACTTAATTTTATGATAACCTGCAAAATATAAGTTCAAGTCAACTCATGATGCAAATAAAGCCAGATgatgttaataatttaaatattgttAACACAAATCAAAGGCATATATACATCATCAAATACGTTCATGGCAACCTGCTTAGAGCTATTTATTATAGATGCACATGCTGTGATATTTGTACAATTGCATAAACAGCTAAATGTTTTTTGATAGTTTACTAGTATAAACACTTGTGTAGCAAAATGGATAAGTAATTGAAGCTACATCGAGAAAAAAAGGTAAATCATTTTACTGTAATTGTACTTATTTTATACTAACAAGGGCACTGCCTATGAACTATTTTTCATAATTGTATAGAATCCCATGTATTTAAAATAATGtaagttaaataaattacaaattaaatatgttcttcagcaGTTTTCTTTATTTTGGTTTGCAGTTAAAAAAACGCTGTAGTAAAATGTATGCAGATGTATATGGAAATCTGGAAACTTAAGTGATAGCAAAGCTTAACTAATCAAacgccatatatttaatctttgccattaaaaagtatatgggtacctttttgtttttaatccatctgtgaaagagtTAAATCAGTGCATATAGTAATGGTTCTATTGCATTTTATgccagcccacttggatgaacaatttcagtgaacatccaatcaacgtgtgtgtcaTATGATAATCtcgaagtccagcccctttaaagcccctagaaagcctatgtagagagtggatgtgactgtTTTATATATCACAGCCCAGCTAAAAAAAGGAAATGAAGGGGAGGGTCGGAGAAACAgaaaataataactttattataaaatatatatacaggtggcccttgatttacaacggttcaatttgcaccgtttcagaataacaacctttttttccagtcatgtgactgctattgaaaagcattgaaaagcagtgcattgattaaaatagccagtaggtggagctgtccgcttgtgttgcagcaaagccaagcaagctgaaattaatcagtttaaccagacctgagctatcgagcagatttcaaaggaacaagatcttcctgtctataaatcagtccagattggaatgcatagaaagaactggttgcagaaaaatgcaagtgaagtctgtgttgtgtgattattttattagttttataatgctgtttgcaaatgtttttgttaatttagcttagtttaattatatattctgtgttgtgtgattattttattaggtttataatgctgtttatgtaTTATGCTCCTGAGTAAACTAAACTGCCCAATGTTCCTTAAGAGATTAGAAAAGTGAGTTTCAAAATATCATAGAAAAAGATATGGAtcattttaaatatacaataatatCAATTactacttacttttttttttaatatatattatatataatatatattatatattattttatattattaacactggacATGATACCACTTTAAGCAATAGTGTCCCTTATGTTTATGTGTGGAGTGTTTTCACAAGAGAtgattcttataaaaaaaaaatatttattaaaaaatggataaaaaccaAGTTAAAAATAACTGCAGCATATAACAGGTGTTCAATAATATTATCTTATACCGGGTTCTGCCTTTAATAACTGTGCAGGACTGTGATTTTACCACTTGTGTGAAACAATAACTGTGGTATATTTGAATAAAGGCTGTTCGACATGGTCTGTGAAATGCCCATCTATGCCTTCcaattataatatttaaattaacCCGGTGCacacacctaacacatgcacagtTGTACTATATGCTTTGCTCATGCGCACAGCAATCTTTGAATACTTTTTCCAGGTCTTCTGAAGACCTTagtgcatgcttaaagggacagtctacaccagtctaatccctttattacccattccccagttttgcataaccaacacagttatattaatatacttttaacctctgtgattatcttgtatctaagcctctgcagactgcccccttatctcagtgcttttgtcagacttgcagtttagccaatcagtgcctgctcccagattacttcacgtgcacgagcacagtgttatctatatgaaatacgtgaactaacaccctctagtggtgaaaaactgttaaaatgcattctgaaaagaggtggccttcaaggtctaagaaattagcatatgaacctcccaggttaagctttcaactaagaataccaagagaacaaagcaaaattggtgataaaagtaaattggaattttttttttaaattacatgttctatctgaatcataaaagtttattttggcctagactgtccctttaatgtttaaatgcCAACACAATGCTACAGAATGAAATAATTACACTTGTTTTTATAGGTGTGATTCTGTAATACTTACCATCAATACAATGCCTTGCTCCCTCTACTCATATCTTGCTGATGTTGTGCCTCCAGATTTGGCTCTGAAAGAACTGCGGTCACGTAACCGCTAGCATAGTGACATAGGCGATGAGATCCTCCTCCAATTGCGCATGCACTAGTCTAAAGATATTCAGAGCACAACAATAGCACCCAGGTTGCGCACCATGATTGACTAATACAAATAAGCATCATAGTGGGTTTGGAAATACTCCTAATTTTGACAAAAGATACCATGGAAACACTTTGGAATTGAAAACGGAAGGTATTGgaacaatttttttattacatCACACCCTAAGCAATGAAATAATGG
This genomic stretch from Bombina bombina isolate aBomBom1 chromosome 4, aBomBom1.pri, whole genome shotgun sequence harbors:
- the LOC128656901 gene encoding T-box transcription factor T-like; protein product: MSTTENIVKSLPCRMDHLLTAVENELQAGSEKGDPTERELKVNLEDTDLWTRFKELTNEMIVTKNGRRMFPVLKINVTGLDPNAMYSFLMDFVTADNNRWKYVNGEWVPGGKPEPQAPSCVYIHPDSPNFGAHWMKAPVSFSKVKLTNKMNGEGQIMLNSLHKYEPRIHIVRVGGPQKMITSHSFPETQFIAVTAYQNEEITALKIKHNPFAKAFLDAKERTDHKDFMDEVENNQQNGYSQLSSWLIPGTSLCSSANHHSQFGAPLTLSTSHGCERYTTLRNHRSSPYPNPYSHRNNSPPSYSDNSSPCLPVFQSNDHWSGLQMQTHNNMLSINHPNSSPSSSCQYPSLWSVSNSTLTPLSQTSGLANGLGTPYLRSSTTHYTPYNQLVPSPSLGSPLYEGGTTELEDNQYDVSGHDRLAPAWASVTPPSL